One genomic segment of Pongo pygmaeus isolate AG05252 chromosome 19, NHGRI_mPonPyg2-v2.0_pri, whole genome shotgun sequence includes these proteins:
- the ACBD4 gene encoding acyl-CoA-binding domain-containing protein 4 isoform X7 produces the protein MGTEKESPEPDCQKQFQAAVSVIQNLPKNGSYRPSYEEMLRFYSYYKQATMGPCLVPRPGFWDPIGRYKWDAWNSLGKMSREEAMSAYITEMKLVAQKVIDTVPLGEVAEDMFAYFEPLYQVIPDMPRPPETFLRRVTGWKEQVVNGDVGAVSEPPCLPKEPAPPSPESHSPRDLDSEVFCDSLEQLEPELQVWTEQRAASGEKRDPRNSPVPPTEKEGLRGSPLGPQELDVWLLGTVRALRESMQEVQARVQSLESIPRPPEQRPQPRPSARPWPLGLPGPALLFFLLWPFVVQWLFRMFRTQKR, from the exons ATGGGCACCGAGAAAGAAAGCCCAGAGCCCGACTGCCAGAAacagttccaggctgcagtgagcgtcATCCAGAACCTGCCCAAGAACG GTTCTTACCGCCCCTCCTATGAAGAGATGCTGCGATTCTACAGTTACTACAAGCAGGCCACCATGGGGCCCTGCCTGGTCCCCCGGCCCGGGTTCTGGGACCCCATTGGACGATATAAGTG GGACGCCTGGAACAGTCTGGGCAAGATGAGTAGGGAAGAGGCCATGTCTGCCTACATCACTGAAATGAAACTGGTGGCACAGAAG GTGATCGACACAGTGCCCCTGGGTGAGGTGGCAGAGGACATGTTTGCTTACTTCGAGCCCCTGTACCAGGTGATCCCTGACATGCCGAGGCCCCCAGAGACCTTCCTGAGAAGGGTCACAG GTTGGAAAGAGCAGGTTGTGAATGGAGATGTTGGGGCTGTTTCagagcctccctgcctccctaaGGAACCGGCACCCCCAAGCCCAG AGTCCCATTCACCCAGGGACCTGGACTCCGAGGTTTTCTGTGATTCCCTGGAGCAGCTGGAGCCTGAGCTG CAGGTTTGGACAGAGCAGCGGGCAGCATCTGGAGAAAAGCGTGATCCCAGGAACAGCCCTGTGCCCCCCACAGAGAAAG AGGGGTTGCGGGGCAGCCCGCTGGGGCCCCAGGAGTTGGATGTGTGGCTGCTGGGGACAGTTCGAGCACTACGAGAGAGCATGCAGGAGGTGCAGGCGAGGGTGCAGAGCCTGGAGAGCATACCCCGGCCCCCTGAGCAG AGGCCGCAGCCCAGGCCCAGTGCTCGGCCATGGCCCCTTGGGCTCCCAGGGCCCGCGctgctcttcttcctcctgtGGCCCTTCGTCGTCCAGTGGCTCTTCCGAATGTTTCGGACCCAAAAGAGGTGA
- the ACBD4 gene encoding acyl-CoA-binding domain-containing protein 4 isoform X13, protein MFAYFEPLYQVIPDMPRPPETFLRRVTGWKEQVVNGDVGAVSEPPCLPKEPAPPSPASLWAVVTLPTPPQSPIHPGTWTPRFSVIPWSSWSLSCRFGQSSGQHLEKSVIPGTALCPPQRKRGCGAARWGPRSWMCGCWGQFEHYERACRRCRRGCRAWRAYPGPLSRSSGHTNGHCFVAQRRWHGSHSLYPQLLQPLLILGLPWGGRCGRELAFNLSGPLGGHFPSSGADLGAGSFQSSTKLEAGSWGGYAEAWTGL, encoded by the exons ATGTTTGCTTACTTCGAGCCCCTGTACCAGGTGATCCCTGACATGCCGAGGCCCCCAGAGACCTTCCTGAGAAGGGTCACAG GTTGGAAAGAGCAGGTTGTGAATGGAGATGTTGGGGCTGTTTCagagcctccctgcctccctaaGGAACCGGCACCCCCAAGCCCAG CTTCCCTCTGGGCAGTAGTAACTCTACCAACCCCTCCACAGAGTCCCATTCACCCAGGGACCTGGACTCCGAGGTTTTCTGTGATTCCCTGGAGCAGCTGGAGCCTGAGCTG CAGGTTTGGACAGAGCAGCGGGCAGCATCTGGAGAAAAGCGTGATCCCAGGAACAGCCCTGTGCCCCCCACAGAGAAAG AGGGGTTGCGGGGCAGCCCGCTGGGGCCCCAGGAGTTGGATGTGTGGCTGCTGGGGACAGTTCGAGCACTACGAGAGAGCATGCAGGAGGTGCAGGCGAGGGTGCAGAGCCTGGAGAGCATACCCCGGCCCCCTGAGCAG GTCTTCAGGTCATACCAACGGTCATTGCTTTGTGGCCCAGAGAAGATGGCATGGAAGCCACTCCCTCTACCCGCAGCTCCTCCAGCCTCTCTTGATACTGGGATTGCCCTGGGGAGGAAGATGTGGGAGGGAGTTGGCATTCAACCTGTCAGGACCACTTGGGGGCCACTTCCCTTCTAGTGGTGCAGACTTAGGGGCAGGGTCTTTCCAATCTTCCACTAAATTGGAAGCAGGTTCCTGGGGAGGCTATGCTGAAGCCTGGACTGGCCTCTGA